A genome region from Hippopotamus amphibius kiboko isolate mHipAmp2 chromosome 1, mHipAmp2.hap2, whole genome shotgun sequence includes the following:
- the WNT2B gene encoding protein Wnt-2b isoform X2, protein MRSVGEGAREWIRECQHQFRHHRWNCTTLDRDHTVFGRVMLRSSREAAFVYAISSAGVVHAITRACSQGELSVCSCDPYTRGRHHDQRGDFDWGGCSDNIHYGVRFAKAFVDAKEKRLKDARALMNLHNNRCGRTAVRRFLKLECKCHGVSGSCTLRTCWRALSDFRRTGDYLRRRYDGAVQVTATQDGVNFTAARQGYRRATRTDLVYFDNSPDYCVLDKAAGSLGTAGRVCSKTSKGTDGCEIMCCGRGYDTTRVTRVTQCECKFHWCCAVRCKECRNTVDVHTCKAPKKAEWLDQT, encoded by the exons ATGCGCTCAGTGGGCGAGGGTGCCCGAGAATGGATCCGAGAATGTCAACACCAGTTCCGCCACCATCGCTGGAACTGCACCACCCTGGACCGGGACCACACTGTCTTTGGCCGTGTCATGCTCAGAA GTAGCCGGGAGGCAGCATTTGTATATGCCATCTCATCAGCAGGGGTGGTCCATGCTATCACTCGTGCCTGTAGCCAGGGTGAACTGAGTGTGTGCAGCTGTGACCCCTATACCCGGGGCCGACATCATGACCAACGTGGGGATTTTGACTGGGGTGGCTGCAGTGACAACATCCACTATGGTGTTCGCTTTGCCAAAGCCTTCGTGGATGCCAAGGAGAAGAGGCTTAAGGATGCACGGGCTCTCATGAACTTACATAACAATCGCTGTGGTCGCACG gctgTGCGGCGGTTTCTGAAGCTGGAGTGTAAGTGCCATGGCGTGAGTGGCTCCTGTACTCTGCGTACCTGCTGGCGTGCACTCTCAGACTTCCGCCGCACGGGTGATTACCTACGGCGGCGCTATGATGGGGCTGTGCAGGTAACCGCCACCCAGGATGGTGTGAACTTCACAGCAGCCCGCCAAGGCTATCGCCGTGCTACCCGGACTGACCTTGTCTACTTTGACAACTCCCCAGACTACTGTGTCTTGGACAAGGCTGCAG GTTCTCTAGGCACTGCAGGCCGAGTCTGTAGCAAGACATCTAAAGGGACAGACGGTTGTGAAATCATGTGCTGCGGCCGAGGGTATGACACAACTCGAGTTACCCGTGTCACTCAGTGTGAGTGCAAATTCCACTGGTGCTGTGCTGTGCGGTGCAAGGAGTGCAGAAACACTGTGGACGTCCATACTTGCAAGGCCCCCAAGAAGGCAGAGTGGCTGGATCAGACCTGA